In Modestobacter versicolor, a single genomic region encodes these proteins:
- a CDS encoding MMPL family transporter produces the protein MGRSFASRVSHPRLKWVVLVFWLVVAAASAPLAGGLTDEQENDIAAWLPSDAESTRALQLQTELGSDPDLIPAVVVYERSGGLTEADTAAVTDDVAEFGQLEALDGTVTGPIPAEDGEAVQLIVPLNVGDDGWEQIAPLVDDIRAEASDGPDGLSAYVTGPAGSAADSAEAFEGIDGTLLFAALGVVVLILLITYRSPVLWVLPIFSAVIALFVSQAVIYLLARYADLTVNAQSASILTVLVVGAGTDYALLLVARYREELRLHTDRHEAMTEAVHRAGPAVLASGGTVVLGMLCLVVAEMNSTAGLGPVAAIGVAVTLMVLMTLLPALLVICGRWVFWPVRPTFGSAEPSATGIWARVGARIKPRPRATWVVTGALLLVACAGVLLLSPNGLTQAEGFRGTPESIEGERVAAQHFPAVAGNSVYVVTTADSVAEVADTTAATRGIAEAGEPQVVGDRALIEASLADPFDSPAAYSTIERLRTTLDDAGDGEALVGGNTALNLDVQDAAQRDNVVIIPLIMLVVLVVLGLLLRALVAPVILIATVVLSFGAALGLSALIFDWTIGVTATDSSFPLFVFVFLVALGIDYNIFLMTRVREEAADHGTRRAALIGLAATGGVITSAGCVLAATFAVLGTLPLTFLTQLGIAVALGVLLDTIIVRSVLVTALTLDVGRHMWWPSRLAGRPDEAEPPVGEGSPVASGSGASAQS, from the coding sequence CGACCCGCGCCCTGCAGCTGCAGACCGAGCTGGGGTCGGACCCCGACCTCATCCCGGCCGTGGTCGTCTACGAGCGGAGCGGGGGGCTGACCGAGGCCGACACCGCGGCGGTCACCGACGACGTGGCGGAGTTCGGGCAGCTCGAGGCCCTCGACGGCACCGTCACCGGACCGATCCCCGCCGAGGACGGCGAGGCCGTCCAGCTGATCGTCCCGCTCAACGTCGGCGACGACGGCTGGGAGCAGATCGCCCCGCTCGTCGACGACATCCGCGCCGAGGCCTCGGACGGCCCCGACGGCCTGTCCGCCTACGTGACCGGCCCGGCGGGCAGCGCCGCCGACTCGGCGGAGGCCTTCGAGGGGATCGACGGCACGCTGCTGTTCGCGGCGCTGGGCGTCGTCGTCCTCATCCTGCTGATCACCTACCGCAGCCCGGTGCTGTGGGTGCTGCCGATCTTCTCCGCGGTCATCGCCCTGTTCGTCTCGCAGGCGGTCATCTACCTGCTGGCCCGCTACGCCGACCTCACGGTCAACGCGCAGAGCGCGAGCATCCTGACCGTGCTGGTCGTCGGGGCCGGCACCGACTACGCCCTCCTCCTGGTCGCGCGGTACCGGGAGGAGCTGCGGCTGCACACCGACCGGCACGAGGCGATGACCGAGGCGGTGCACCGGGCCGGCCCCGCCGTGCTCGCGAGCGGCGGCACGGTCGTGCTCGGCATGCTGTGCCTGGTCGTCGCGGAGATGAACTCCACCGCCGGGCTGGGCCCGGTGGCCGCGATCGGCGTCGCCGTCACCCTGATGGTGCTGATGACGTTGCTGCCCGCGCTGCTGGTGATCTGCGGCCGGTGGGTCTTCTGGCCGGTGCGCCCCACCTTCGGCAGCGCCGAGCCCAGCGCGACCGGGATCTGGGCCCGGGTGGGTGCCCGGATCAAGCCTCGGCCGCGGGCCACCTGGGTCGTCACCGGGGCGCTGCTGCTGGTGGCCTGCGCCGGGGTGCTGCTGCTCTCCCCCAACGGGCTGACCCAGGCGGAGGGCTTCCGGGGCACCCCCGAGTCGATCGAGGGCGAGCGGGTGGCGGCCCAGCACTTCCCGGCCGTCGCGGGCAACTCCGTCTACGTCGTCACCACGGCCGACTCCGTCGCCGAGGTGGCCGACACGACCGCCGCGACCCGGGGCATCGCCGAGGCCGGCGAGCCGCAGGTGGTCGGCGACCGGGCGCTCATCGAGGCCTCGCTGGCCGACCCCTTCGACAGCCCCGCGGCCTACAGCACCATCGAGCGGCTGCGGACGACGCTGGACGACGCCGGCGACGGCGAGGCGCTGGTCGGCGGCAACACCGCGCTGAACCTCGACGTCCAGGACGCCGCCCAGCGGGACAACGTGGTGATCATCCCGCTGATCATGCTCGTCGTCCTGGTGGTGCTCGGCCTGCTGCTCCGGGCGCTGGTCGCACCGGTGATCCTGATCGCCACCGTGGTGCTGTCCTTCGGCGCCGCCCTGGGGCTCAGCGCGCTGATCTTCGACTGGACCATCGGGGTCACCGCGACCGACAGCTCGTTCCCGCTGTTCGTGTTCGTGTTCCTCGTCGCCCTGGGCATCGACTACAACATCTTCCTGATGACCCGGGTGCGGGAGGAGGCGGCCGACCACGGCACCCGCCGGGCCGCGCTGATCGGGCTGGCGGCCACCGGGGGCGTCATCACCTCGGCCGGGTGCGTGCTGGCGGCGACGTTCGCGGTGCTCGGCACGCTGCCGCTGACGTTCCTGACCCAGCTGGGCATCGCGGTGGCGCTCGGCGTGCTGCTGGACACGATCATCGTGCGCTCGGTGCTGGTCACCGCCCTCACCCTGGACGTCGGCCGGCACATGTGGTGGCCCAGCCGGCTCGCCGGCCGGCCCGACGAGGCGGAGCCGCCGGTCGGCGAGGGCAGCCCGGTCGCCAGCGGGTCCGGGGCCTCGGCGCAGAGCTGA
- a CDS encoding SDR family oxidoreductase: protein MTSTPSSPRVVLVTGASSGIGAATTRRLAGEGHVVVAAARRTGHLEALAAECAKTGGRVEPLALDVTDRAAVAAAVDGVVDRHGRVDVLVANAGVMPLSRLDALLVEEWDRMIDVNVRGLLHGIAAVLPHFQRQGSGHVVTLASIGAHAVSPTAAVYCGTKYAAWAITEGLRQEADPSIRVTTISPGVTTSELAESISDPVAQEAMRTYRAQAIPADAVAGAISFALAQPAEVDVNEIVIRPAAQR, encoded by the coding sequence ATGACCAGCACACCGTCCAGCCCCCGGGTCGTCCTCGTCACCGGCGCCAGCAGCGGCATCGGCGCCGCCACCACCCGCCGGCTCGCCGGGGAGGGGCACGTCGTCGTCGCGGCCGCCCGCCGCACCGGGCACCTGGAGGCGCTGGCCGCCGAGTGCGCGAAGACCGGCGGCCGGGTCGAACCGCTGGCGCTCGACGTCACCGACCGCGCCGCCGTCGCCGCGGCGGTCGACGGCGTCGTCGACCGGCACGGCCGGGTCGACGTCCTGGTCGCCAACGCCGGGGTGATGCCGCTGTCCCGGCTGGACGCCCTGCTCGTCGAGGAGTGGGACCGGATGATCGACGTCAACGTGCGCGGTCTGCTGCACGGCATCGCCGCGGTGCTGCCGCACTTCCAGCGGCAGGGCAGCGGCCACGTCGTCACCCTGGCCTCGATCGGCGCGCACGCGGTGTCGCCGACGGCGGCGGTCTACTGCGGCACCAAGTACGCCGCCTGGGCGATCACCGAGGGGCTGCGGCAGGAGGCCGACCCGAGCATCCGGGTCACCACCATCTCCCCGGGGGTGACCACCTCGGAGCTCGCGGAGAGCATCTCCGACCCGGTCGCGCAGGAGGCGATGCGCACCTACCGGGCACAGGCCATCCCCGCCGACGCCGTGGCCGGCGCGATCTCCTTCGCGTTGGCGCAGCCGGCCGAGGTGGACGTCAACGAGATCGTCATCCGGCCGGCCGCGCAGCGCTGA
- a CDS encoding helix-turn-helix domain-containing protein: MSSGELGAFLRAHRALVTPAQVALAPGHGRRVPGLRREEVALLAGVSVDYYVRLEQGRERHPSVQVLDALSGVLLLDDDARLHLYRLADVAPLPAVDTSPERVDPDLLRLMEAWPDNPALVLGRSYDVLAGNRLGAALFAPLTHSGNLLLNVFLDPAARTFYADWSRAAVNTVAGFRLQHGARPGDPRARHLVRHLTQQSPDFARIWARQEARGKSAEEKTFLHPGVGRVTLRMQTLDVRSAPGQQLVVYLAEPGSSDSDALRLLGSLAAERDQAQELPEH, translated from the coding sequence ATGTCCTCTGGTGAGCTGGGCGCCTTCCTGCGGGCCCACCGCGCGCTGGTCACGCCCGCCCAGGTGGCCCTGGCGCCGGGGCACGGGCGCCGGGTGCCGGGCCTGCGCCGCGAGGAGGTGGCGCTGCTGGCCGGGGTGAGCGTCGACTACTACGTCCGGCTCGAGCAGGGCCGCGAGCGGCACCCGTCGGTGCAGGTGCTGGACGCGCTCAGCGGCGTGCTGCTGCTGGACGACGACGCCCGGCTGCACCTCTACCGGCTGGCCGACGTCGCACCCCTGCCGGCGGTGGACACCTCGCCCGAGCGGGTCGACCCCGACCTGCTCCGGCTGATGGAGGCCTGGCCGGACAACCCGGCGCTGGTGCTCGGCCGCAGCTACGACGTGCTGGCCGGCAACCGCCTGGGCGCGGCGCTGTTCGCCCCGCTCACCCACTCGGGCAACCTGCTGCTCAACGTGTTCCTGGACCCCGCCGCGCGCACGTTCTACGCGGACTGGTCGCGCGCGGCGGTCAACACCGTCGCCGGGTTCCGGCTGCAGCACGGCGCCCGGCCGGGCGACCCGCGTGCCCGGCACCTGGTGCGGCACCTGACCCAGCAGAGCCCCGACTTCGCCCGGATCTGGGCGCGGCAGGAGGCACGCGGCAAGAGCGCCGAGGAGAAGACGTTCCTGCACCCCGGCGTCGGCCGGGTGACCCTGCGGATGCAGACCCTCGACGTCCGCAGCGCGCCCGGGCAGCAGCTCGTCGTCTACCTGGCCGAGCCGGGCTCGAGCGACTCCGACGCCCTCCGGCTGCTGGGCTCCCTCGCTGCCGAGCGGGACCAGGCGCAGGAGCTGCCCGAGCACTGA